The following coding sequences lie in one Mucilaginibacter sp. KACC 22773 genomic window:
- a CDS encoding Hachiman antiphage defense system protein HamA yields MPTPQDILIGKHPAKGNFFAEWLDFLDEAVPAADPNKKHRKLSEIAGKRGIAIKGIAQYLLDHHVDPKKLARAKKRKEEILKKYKLKSFEEYLDTQTYFPKAKNTRNGNTAEVILSNYLQVTSGLSLLAFKLTYNPNVDQAIKGDDCLLFDVKDLTRKVIVGEAKFRGRSPDNKAIKEMIKNLEGAKKLPISLPFISQHFTAIGDEEMAAQIDDLLYELTTGKVNVVNVGLIISTKSANRGQDAGQQLDHYLKTNNPQLVALSLGIDDPDEIVDKTFDEAYKFLKASVK; encoded by the coding sequence ATGCCTACTCCACAAGATATTCTAATCGGCAAGCATCCCGCAAAAGGTAACTTTTTTGCCGAGTGGCTGGACTTTCTGGATGAAGCTGTTCCGGCTGCCGATCCCAACAAAAAACATCGTAAACTCAGCGAAATTGCTGGAAAAAGGGGCATAGCAATAAAGGGCATTGCCCAGTACCTATTAGACCATCATGTAGATCCTAAAAAGCTTGCAAGGGCAAAAAAACGAAAAGAGGAGATATTAAAAAAATACAAGCTAAAATCCTTTGAAGAATATTTAGACACGCAAACTTATTTTCCCAAAGCAAAAAATACAAGAAACGGGAACACTGCGGAGGTTATCTTATCGAACTATTTACAGGTTACAAGTGGTTTATCCTTGCTGGCTTTTAAACTCACTTATAACCCAAATGTCGACCAAGCTATCAAGGGTGACGATTGCCTGCTTTTTGACGTAAAAGACCTTACACGCAAAGTTATAGTAGGAGAAGCAAAATTCCGTGGCAGATCGCCGGATAATAAAGCCATTAAGGAGATGATCAAAAATCTGGAGGGCGCAAAGAAATTACCTATTTCTCTCCCTTTTATTTCGCAGCATTTTACAGCCATTGGAGATGAGGAAATGGCAGCGCAAATTGATGATTTGTTATACGAGCTTACCACGGGAAAAGTAAACGTGGTCAACGTTGGCCTGATTATAAGCACCAAATCCGCTAATAGAGGCCAGGACGCGGGGCAACAGCTGGATCATTATTTAAAAACTAATAATCCCCAACTGGTGGCCTTATCGCTGGGAATAGACGATCCTGACGAGATCGTTGATAAAACTTTTGATGAGGCTTATAAATTCCTTAAAGCTTCTGTCAAATGA
- a CDS encoding DEAD/DEAH box helicase translates to MNPERAIENFDRLEKDGDAQNLFARANARYILLGVNEPRENFPRTLETNLTLGSDSLAFYYLNIGCTLYENISQSEIIGRCLEKGAEFLEYNHSPEANRSQLSPYCILTCGLAYYASGQYSKAFIILQGIEGYKTDVSVMVSAFLRKRFDEVGIILNRILINSRAYSESFEEEDRENSLAIILFAKSIAMLMDYLFSGHIDSLEKAIDIQKDLLELLSIEREPSLWWVVRLFRIISTGFETNSLWATIHEQITDDLESTKESYIHNLLFAKNPVVELFNAQIAALPKILSPQGAVVSLPTSSGKTQIAAIAALETLSQDANAKVLYLAPYRSLAYEVEVSLKTLFGPLNFSVSQLYGTGQFSKVDQLVLDEASILIATPEKAKVILRGNEHIFDAVKLVIIDEGHLLGKQRRNVINEFFIEEIRLLLSRNGGKLVLLSAVLPNADTIAKWLCGDEKACAEGKERLARQRLGLMIFRNHSVNLEWFGEEKSFNPGFIRPIPSTRKGGLTQPNDKALAVALTALKLSDNKQSVLLFTARAISVYTYAKALLKGIKLTDDEELFDWQDCPEWQELKLVCQEYESPENSQIMEYAKHGILCHKGDLNKELRLVLERLMRNAKPRIIVATTTLGQGVNLGVSTVIMADIEYYDAVRKKQTKLTNSEVWNVLGRAGRAFQDVEGKILFAVETLDDRKQAEIYIKNEPHNAQSGVLSQIKRVKDLAKAADVDFDTLLGLIAENKFNVFRKRKLVATQVRLDHEFLEIMDWLDDTLLSLDIRLGGDEDDFDDHLRNTLAYIQAEDVEGISQDNVFDFLKARLKSLKEVVVPEEGRRLGLVSSGLPLAAAIKLDEVFEDALKLCDLYLSSEMEIDDKLELLKALEHIVVGFPSSPFEPLRKSNGTPKFTEAEYDVIRSVWIGGKSLSLLKVIDDAVKACNNYYAYTITWVMGAFANKCKSRDDDEHASLFEELAISAEMGLPDLVTSKIYLSGLRSRTAAMEIKDTEVLSNISDEIKVNELREFLLENIEELIDETKKPLTHAWLINFANEAQNYKPRRREKIKNLKLRKEFETDVLLVRSVDDQTLYLVSPDYSERVSLLTTKDSTLWSVANRFDGYYYRRKDLWVYRHKR, encoded by the coding sequence ATGAATCCTGAAAGAGCAATAGAAAATTTTGACCGTCTTGAAAAAGATGGCGATGCGCAGAACCTTTTTGCACGGGCAAACGCTCGTTACATACTACTTGGGGTTAATGAACCACGTGAAAACTTTCCACGGACGTTAGAGACGAACCTGACTCTTGGTTCAGACAGCCTGGCATTTTATTATTTAAACATTGGCTGCACCCTTTATGAAAATATTTCTCAATCGGAAATTATTGGCAGGTGCCTGGAGAAGGGGGCGGAATTCCTTGAATATAACCACTCGCCTGAAGCGAACAGGTCTCAACTGAGTCCTTATTGCATCTTAACCTGCGGATTGGCGTACTACGCATCAGGCCAATATTCAAAGGCTTTTATTATTCTCCAGGGCATTGAAGGATACAAAACCGATGTTTCGGTTATGGTCAGCGCCTTTTTAAGGAAACGGTTTGATGAGGTAGGCATCATTTTGAACCGCATCCTTATCAACTCCAGGGCGTACTCTGAATCTTTTGAGGAGGAAGATCGCGAAAACTCCCTTGCAATAATTCTTTTCGCCAAGTCTATTGCAATGTTGATGGATTATCTTTTTTCCGGTCATATCGATAGCCTTGAAAAGGCAATCGATATTCAAAAGGACTTATTGGAATTACTAAGCATCGAACGAGAGCCATCACTTTGGTGGGTGGTCAGATTGTTCCGGATCATTTCGACCGGGTTTGAAACAAATTCCTTGTGGGCCACTATTCATGAGCAGATTACTGATGACCTTGAAAGCACAAAGGAAAGTTACATACATAATTTACTGTTTGCTAAAAACCCTGTTGTAGAACTTTTTAACGCACAGATAGCGGCATTGCCAAAGATCCTGTCTCCGCAGGGTGCAGTTGTCAGTTTACCCACGAGTTCCGGAAAAACACAGATCGCAGCGATAGCTGCGCTGGAGACCCTTTCCCAGGATGCCAATGCAAAGGTGCTTTATCTTGCACCGTACAGGTCTTTGGCCTATGAGGTGGAAGTGTCGCTCAAAACCCTTTTCGGGCCGTTGAATTTTTCGGTCTCGCAATTATATGGCACCGGACAATTCAGCAAGGTTGACCAATTGGTATTGGACGAGGCCAGTATTCTTATCGCTACGCCCGAAAAGGCCAAGGTCATATTAAGAGGGAATGAGCATATTTTTGATGCGGTGAAATTAGTCATTATCGATGAAGGTCATTTGTTAGGTAAACAACGACGGAACGTTATTAATGAATTTTTCATCGAGGAAATCAGATTGTTACTATCTCGTAACGGCGGCAAGTTAGTTTTGCTATCAGCTGTACTACCTAATGCCGATACCATAGCGAAGTGGCTTTGTGGCGATGAAAAAGCTTGTGCCGAGGGAAAAGAGCGGCTGGCAAGGCAACGCCTCGGTTTGATGATCTTTCGTAATCATAGTGTTAACTTGGAATGGTTTGGCGAAGAAAAAAGTTTTAACCCAGGGTTTATCCGGCCTATTCCTTCAACGCGGAAAGGAGGTTTAACACAGCCAAATGACAAAGCATTGGCCGTGGCCCTGACGGCCCTCAAGCTGAGTGACAATAAACAGTCCGTACTCCTTTTTACAGCGCGGGCAATCAGTGTGTACACTTATGCCAAAGCTTTATTAAAAGGGATAAAACTAACCGATGATGAAGAACTTTTCGACTGGCAGGATTGCCCGGAATGGCAGGAGTTGAAACTTGTTTGTCAAGAATATGAATCACCCGAAAACAGTCAGATCATGGAATATGCGAAACATGGAATTTTGTGCCATAAAGGGGATTTAAACAAGGAATTACGGTTGGTGTTGGAAAGGCTGATGCGGAATGCCAAACCCAGAATTATTGTGGCGACTACAACGTTGGGGCAAGGGGTAAATCTTGGCGTCAGCACGGTTATTATGGCTGACATCGAATATTATGATGCTGTTCGTAAAAAACAAACAAAGCTTACCAATAGCGAAGTTTGGAACGTCCTTGGGAGGGCTGGCAGGGCGTTCCAAGATGTTGAAGGAAAAATATTATTTGCGGTAGAAACTTTGGATGACCGCAAGCAAGCTGAGATTTATATAAAAAATGAACCCCATAACGCCCAAAGTGGTGTACTCAGCCAAATTAAAAGGGTCAAGGACCTTGCTAAAGCTGCCGATGTCGATTTTGACACGTTGTTGGGCCTGATCGCGGAAAACAAATTTAATGTTTTCAGAAAGAGAAAACTGGTTGCCACACAGGTGCGGCTTGACCATGAATTCTTAGAAATAATGGATTGGCTGGATGACACATTACTTTCCCTTGATATCCGCCTGGGAGGTGATGAGGACGACTTCGATGATCACCTGCGAAATACGCTGGCTTACATCCAGGCTGAAGATGTCGAAGGAATAAGCCAGGATAATGTCTTTGATTTTTTAAAGGCGCGTTTAAAATCACTTAAGGAAGTTGTGGTGCCAGAAGAAGGGCGCAGATTGGGGCTTGTTTCCTCAGGGCTGCCGCTTGCAGCAGCTATTAAACTGGATGAGGTGTTTGAAGACGCGCTGAAACTGTGCGATCTTTATCTGTCATCCGAAATGGAAATTGATGATAAGCTTGAATTGCTGAAGGCATTAGAGCATATCGTTGTCGGCTTTCCATCCTCTCCTTTTGAACCACTTCGAAAGTCAAATGGAACGCCCAAATTTACAGAAGCAGAATACGACGTGATCCGGTCTGTATGGATTGGCGGAAAATCACTCTCGCTTTTGAAAGTGATTGATGATGCGGTCAAAGCGTGCAACAATTATTATGCTTATACTATTACCTGGGTAATGGGAGCCTTTGCCAATAAATGCAAGAGCAGGGATGATGACGAGCATGCCAGCTTATTCGAGGAGCTGGCTATTTCCGCTGAAATGGGACTGCCTGATCTGGTAACCTCAAAAATTTACTTAAGCGGCCTGCGTTCGCGGACGGCAGCCATGGAGATTAAAGACACAGAAGTACTGTCGAATATTTCCGATGAGATCAAAGTCAATGAGTTGCGTGAATTTTTGCTGGAAAATATAGAAGAACTTATTGATGAAACTAAAAAGCCCTTGACCCATGCATGGCTTATTAATTTCGCGAATGAAGCGCAAAATTATAAGCCACGCAGAAGGGAGAAAATTAAAAACCTCAAACTGCGTAAGGAATTTGAAACCGATGTGTTATTGGTCAGATCAGTTGACGACCAAACCTTATACCTGGTTTCCCCTGATTATAGTGAGCGGGTTTCACTACTGACTACAAAAGATAGTACGTTGTGGTCGGTAGCAAATAGGTTTGACGGTTATTATTACCGAAGAAAAGACCTATGGGTGTATAGACACAAACGATGA
- a CDS encoding DNA-formamidopyrimidine glycosylase family protein, whose protein sequence is MPEIPDLNIFSSNLAKRLVGKTLTTIGILVPRKLKEPEAAFKAALEGLQLTAINRVGKQLYFAFGNRHVLGLHLMLYGSMHWYESKNENKFTIAELLFSDGTGLAITDWQKSVMLMLDPEISKVPDAMELPANYLETALKKIGRPIKTVLTDGKVVQGIGNAYVDEILYAAKISPFSIANKIPEEKINILTYAIKQVLMDAEAHILKNFPDTITEKERDFLKVHLPKQKLTPNGEAILVAEIASRKTYYTEGQQLFE, encoded by the coding sequence ATGCCTGAAATACCCGACCTAAATATATTCAGCAGCAACCTTGCCAAGCGGCTTGTTGGCAAGACGCTAACCACTATCGGCATCCTGGTTCCCCGAAAACTCAAAGAACCCGAGGCTGCTTTTAAGGCAGCCCTTGAAGGATTGCAACTGACGGCGATCAACCGGGTTGGCAAGCAATTGTATTTTGCTTTCGGCAATAGGCACGTCTTGGGCCTTCATCTGATGCTTTACGGGTCGATGCATTGGTATGAGAGCAAAAACGAAAACAAGTTTACCATCGCCGAATTGCTGTTTTCGGATGGAACGGGCCTTGCCATTACGGATTGGCAGAAATCAGTGATGCTGATGCTCGACCCGGAGATATCAAAGGTACCTGACGCCATGGAGCTACCTGCAAACTATTTGGAAACAGCGCTGAAGAAAATTGGCCGCCCGATCAAAACGGTACTGACCGATGGAAAGGTAGTTCAGGGTATCGGTAATGCTTATGTTGACGAGATTCTTTACGCCGCGAAAATCTCGCCGTTTTCCATAGCCAACAAAATCCCTGAAGAGAAAATTAATATCCTGACCTATGCGATCAAACAAGTGTTAATGGATGCTGAGGCACATATCCTCAAAAACTTCCCGGATACCATTACTGAGAAGGAACGGGATTTTCTAAAGGTCCACCTGCCTAAACAAAAGCTGACACCAAATGGCGAAGCTATTCTCGTAGCAGAGATCGCTTCGCGAAAAACGTACTACACCGAAGGCCAACAATTATTTGAATGA
- a CDS encoding DUF72 domain-containing protein, whose amino-acid sequence MEFGHVQDAIADIDFSLPPDTARTKRTLKAASPNDELQVFIGASKWGEKSWIGKIYPKKTPDNALLPFYSQNFNTVEFGPTFYNIYTADELTRWVQQVNDSPAFKFCPKFPQNITHIRRLSNAEEQTAKFYQSLAGFGNHLGPLLLQLGENFSPKSLPNLKAYLEALPPSIKVSVEVRHKDWFSIESSRNDLFQLLHNLNIGTVISDTSGRRDVVHMELTTNEAFIRFVGNDLAPSDYTRMDEWVERLKVWKSMGLKAVWFFMHQNNERFVPEACDYLIKQLNDKLGTTIARPRFLTENL is encoded by the coding sequence ATGGAATTTGGACACGTTCAAGACGCAATTGCCGATATTGATTTTTCATTGCCCCCGGATACAGCAAGAACAAAGCGCACACTTAAAGCAGCCAGCCCTAATGACGAACTACAGGTATTTATAGGTGCCTCGAAGTGGGGTGAGAAAAGCTGGATCGGCAAAATCTATCCTAAAAAAACGCCCGACAATGCCCTTCTTCCCTTCTATAGTCAGAACTTTAATACCGTTGAATTTGGTCCCACTTTCTATAATATCTACACCGCAGATGAACTTACACGGTGGGTGCAGCAGGTAAATGATTCGCCGGCTTTTAAGTTTTGTCCGAAGTTTCCGCAGAACATCACTCATATACGCAGGCTATCCAATGCGGAAGAACAAACGGCTAAGTTTTATCAAAGCCTGGCAGGCTTCGGGAACCACCTGGGACCCTTGCTGCTGCAGTTGGGGGAGAATTTCTCGCCGAAAAGCTTACCAAACCTCAAAGCTTACCTGGAGGCATTACCGCCGTCTATTAAAGTCAGTGTAGAAGTACGTCATAAAGATTGGTTTAGCATCGAGTCAAGCCGTAACGATTTGTTTCAATTGCTCCATAACCTGAACATAGGCACGGTCATATCGGACACATCCGGAAGAAGGGATGTTGTACATATGGAACTGACCACCAACGAAGCCTTCATACGTTTTGTCGGCAACGATCTGGCGCCAAGCGATTACACCAGAATGGATGAGTGGGTGGAAAGACTAAAAGTCTGGAAATCCATGGGTCTGAAAGCGGTGTGGTTCTTTATGCATCAGAACAACGAAAGATTTGTGCCTGAAGCGTGCGATTATCTGATCAAACAACTGAACGATAAGTTAGGAACAACTATTGCCAGGCCCAGGTTTCTGACGGAAAATTTATAA
- a CDS encoding SOS response-associated peptidase, with amino-acid sequence MCRDISFHSEIQIVTQDFKGIQLAPNLAHYPNNMVHVTCEILPTHPIVVNRKALVLANMSWGVVPTYIDDPRERQLQRSNMVNARSERIIGDKKSYWYRLRNNRCLIPATGIYEHREVKGFRNKIPYHISLEGRKGFYVPALYQVSQEVDQDTGEIFNFASFTMITRHANDKMMWIHNSGDNKHRMPLFLTPEMEHAWVLDDLSDDDMEEFFHFEMPSDNIAHYPVYSIRSRKPVPEGIVPDAYYDWGKKLPVYGQEEPPAEQVSLF; translated from the coding sequence ATGTGCAGAGATATCAGCTTTCATTCAGAAATTCAAATCGTAACGCAGGACTTTAAAGGCATCCAACTTGCCCCGAATCTGGCTCATTATCCTAATAATATGGTGCACGTGACCTGTGAGATATTGCCTACACACCCGATTGTGGTTAACAGGAAAGCATTAGTACTCGCCAATATGAGCTGGGGGGTAGTTCCTACTTATATCGATGATCCGCGAGAACGGCAGTTACAGCGATCCAATATGGTCAATGCGCGCTCGGAAAGAATCATCGGCGATAAAAAATCGTATTGGTACAGGTTGCGCAACAATCGTTGCCTGATACCTGCTACCGGGATCTATGAACACAGGGAAGTAAAAGGCTTTAGGAATAAGATCCCGTATCATATCAGCCTGGAAGGCCGCAAGGGTTTTTATGTTCCGGCACTCTACCAGGTCAGCCAGGAAGTGGACCAGGACACCGGCGAGATATTTAATTTTGCCTCATTTACTATGATTACTCGCCATGCTAACGATAAAATGATGTGGATACACAATTCCGGTGACAATAAGCATCGAATGCCGCTGTTCCTGACGCCGGAAATGGAACATGCGTGGGTACTGGATGATCTGAGTGACGATGATATGGAGGAGTTTTTTCATTTTGAAATGCCTTCGGATAACATCGCGCATTACCCGGTATATTCCATTCGCAGCCGTAAACCGGTACCTGAAGGCATAGTACCGGACGCTTATTATGACTGGGGCAAAAAGTTGCCGGTGTATGGTCAGGAAGAACCGCCAGCCGAACAAGTGAGCCTTTTTTAG
- the dinB gene encoding DNA polymerase IV: MSADRQIIHMDQDAFFVSVEVRKNSELTGKPVIIGSLSDRGVVASCSYEARKFGVHSAMPARMARMLCPHGIWIRGNMDEYSKASHEITEILKENVPLIEKASIDEHYIDMSGMDKHFGTLLYARELRAKVMRETALPISFGLSVNKTVSKMATNECKPNGELNIEKAVVQPFLNPLSIRKIPGLGEKTFIKLSDMGIKKIYELSQVHPEYMNSILGKNGIWLLQKAKGIDDSPIIPYQEQKSIGTQTTFKNDSIDLVAINYLLTSMVMELAFELRQKKKQTACITVTVRYSTREDVTKQAVIPYTALDGPLIKKVKELFKAAYQKRLLIRLVGVRLSNLVNGFEQIDLYAESEEQYSLCQAMDKIRRRFGPDSIKLASGINLNL, translated from the coding sequence ATGAGCGCAGACCGCCAGATCATTCACATGGATCAGGACGCATTTTTTGTATCCGTTGAAGTCCGTAAAAACTCGGAACTAACTGGAAAGCCAGTGATCATAGGCAGCCTGTCGGATCGCGGGGTGGTGGCGTCATGCAGTTACGAGGCGCGTAAATTCGGTGTTCATTCTGCTATGCCAGCCCGTATGGCGCGTATGCTTTGCCCGCACGGCATTTGGATCAGGGGCAACATGGATGAATATTCCAAGGCTTCGCACGAGATCACGGAAATCCTGAAAGAAAATGTGCCGCTCATTGAAAAGGCCAGCATCGATGAACACTATATTGATATGTCAGGCATGGATAAACATTTTGGTACGCTGCTTTATGCCAGGGAATTGCGAGCCAAAGTCATGCGGGAAACGGCGTTGCCAATTTCATTCGGTCTTTCGGTCAATAAAACGGTTTCCAAAATGGCGACTAACGAATGTAAACCAAATGGCGAACTGAATATCGAAAAAGCGGTTGTACAGCCCTTCCTGAACCCCTTGTCTATTCGCAAAATTCCCGGCTTAGGAGAGAAAACTTTTATCAAGCTGAGCGACATGGGCATTAAGAAGATCTATGAACTTTCACAGGTTCACCCTGAATATATGAACAGTATTCTTGGGAAGAATGGAATCTGGCTGCTACAAAAAGCCAAAGGAATAGATGATTCGCCGATTATTCCCTATCAGGAGCAAAAATCCATTGGTACACAAACAACTTTCAAAAATGACAGCATTGATCTCGTAGCCATCAATTACTTATTAACTTCCATGGTCATGGAGCTGGCCTTTGAACTGCGCCAAAAAAAGAAACAAACAGCCTGTATCACCGTGACGGTCCGCTATTCCACCAGGGAAGACGTTACTAAACAGGCTGTTATTCCTTATACGGCTTTAGATGGACCGCTCATTAAAAAGGTCAAAGAATTATTCAAGGCGGCTTATCAAAAAAGATTACTGATCCGATTGGTGGGCGTTCGCTTATCCAACCTGGTCAATGGTTTTGAGCAGATCGACCTTTATGCGGAATCCGAGGAGCAATACAGTCTTTGCCAGGCAATGGATAAAATACGTCGGCGCTTCGGCCCTGATTCCATTAAACTGGCTTCCGGTATCAATCTTAATCTTTAA
- a CDS encoding DNA polymerase III subunit alpha, whose amino-acid sequence MYLNVHSQYSLRFGTMSIPALVEEAIACGVTQMVLTDINNSTGIMEFMRECDEKGIKPIAGLEFRRDKRLLYFGIARNKEGMKELNDFLTEHNLEQKPLPDLAPAFANAFIVYPYGHEPPLKENEYLGIRYGQLNSLFNKDLSAVREKLLALQPVFIADKIEYRLHEYLRGIDLNVVLTEVTTEDKCASTDKFLAPGQLEAKFSRYAFILDNTRNLMNRCVMDYPKGRVNLNRKTFTGNKKNDRELLEKLAISGMEYRYGKSNKEALRRVKHELKVICELDFCAYFLITWDIIRYSSSQGYYHVGRGSGANSIVAYCLKITDVDPIELDLYFERFLNAQRTSPPDFDIDYSWDEREDVQDYIFKRYGSQHTALLGTMSTFKDRSIIREIGKVMGLPKSEIDGFTDQTRAAVNQNNDTFRKIVAIHERMANMPNQRSIHAGGVLITEDPITYYTALDLPPKGMATVQWDMYEAEKIGFDKYDILSQRGIGHIKMAVKLVEENQQRKIDIHQVKNFMKDPAVNANLRIGNTKGCFYIESPAMIQLNRKLGCDNYLILVAASSIIRPGVASSGMMGTYIKYHHAPDTVQYLHPVMEEILKETYGVMVYQEDVIKVCIHFAGMDGTDADILRRGMSGKYRSKKEFERLVERFHQEAIALGRPEDIVKEVWRQVSSFAGYSFSKAHSASFAVESYQSLYLKTYFPREFMVAVLNNYGGFYNRALYVQELQRSGGIVHLPCVNNSDSIVNIIGVDVYLGFVGIHGLNETFIELIPEERRKNGIYHSLEDFIKRTGIGLEQAITLIRVGALRFTGKSKKELLWGIHLLFGAKAKPNNNAELFCLEAKNYSLPVLVNTQLENAYHELELLGFPLSMTMFELLQTDYRGEVGANDLINHVGQVVRMVGQYVCEKTVLTKNNQKMWFGNFLDVEGNTFDTVHFPNNTPMYPFRGAGCYLILGKVVAEFGFASLEVLKFAKLPILPNPVIS is encoded by the coding sequence ATGTACCTCAACGTTCACTCCCAATATAGCCTTCGCTTTGGCACCATGTCAATCCCGGCATTGGTGGAGGAAGCTATTGCCTGCGGTGTAACCCAGATGGTACTCACGGATATCAACAATTCCACCGGCATCATGGAATTTATGCGGGAGTGCGACGAAAAAGGTATTAAGCCCATTGCAGGCCTGGAATTCAGACGGGATAAACGCTTGCTTTACTTTGGCATCGCCCGCAATAAGGAGGGCATGAAGGAATTAAATGATTTCCTGACGGAGCATAACCTGGAACAAAAGCCATTACCTGATCTCGCGCCGGCTTTTGCAAATGCTTTTATTGTTTATCCCTACGGGCATGAGCCGCCGCTGAAGGAAAACGAATACCTGGGCATCCGTTATGGTCAGCTTAACAGCTTATTTAACAAAGACCTTAGCGCTGTCAGGGAAAAACTGCTGGCTTTGCAGCCGGTCTTTATCGCTGATAAAATTGAATACCGCTTACATGAATATTTGCGGGGCATTGATCTGAACGTGGTACTGACAGAAGTAACCACTGAAGATAAATGTGCCTCCACCGATAAATTTTTAGCACCCGGCCAACTGGAAGCTAAATTTTCCAGGTATGCCTTTATACTGGACAATACCCGGAACCTGATGAACCGCTGTGTGATGGATTATCCCAAAGGCAGGGTTAATTTAAACCGCAAAACCTTTACCGGCAATAAGAAAAATGACCGGGAGCTTTTGGAAAAACTGGCTATCAGCGGTATGGAGTATCGCTACGGCAAATCCAATAAAGAAGCGCTGCGCCGGGTTAAACATGAACTTAAAGTTATTTGCGAACTCGATTTCTGTGCTTATTTCCTGATTACCTGGGATATTATCCGCTACTCCAGCTCGCAAGGCTATTATCATGTGGGCCGGGGTTCCGGGGCGAACAGCATTGTGGCCTACTGTCTGAAAATAACGGATGTTGACCCTATTGAACTGGACTTATATTTTGAAAGGTTCCTGAATGCACAGCGAACTTCACCGCCCGATTTCGATATTGATTATTCCTGGGATGAGCGGGAAGATGTGCAGGATTATATTTTTAAACGCTACGGCAGTCAACACACCGCTTTGCTGGGAACCATGTCTACCTTTAAGGATCGCAGCATTATTCGCGAGATCGGTAAGGTCATGGGGTTGCCTAAGTCCGAGATCGACGGCTTTACTGATCAGACGCGGGCGGCGGTTAATCAAAACAACGATACATTCAGAAAGATCGTCGCCATCCATGAACGAATGGCGAATATGCCGAACCAACGCTCCATCCACGCCGGTGGAGTATTGATAACCGAAGACCCGATCACTTATTATACAGCACTTGATCTGCCGCCAAAGGGAATGGCGACCGTACAGTGGGATATGTATGAAGCCGAAAAGATCGGCTTTGATAAATACGATATTCTTAGCCAGCGGGGTATTGGACATATCAAGATGGCGGTAAAGTTGGTCGAAGAAAACCAGCAGCGCAAGATCGATATCCACCAGGTCAAGAACTTCATGAAAGACCCGGCGGTCAATGCCAATCTAAGGATAGGGAATACAAAGGGTTGCTTTTACATCGAATCGCCGGCAATGATCCAGCTCAACCGGAAACTGGGTTGCGATAACTACCTGATACTTGTCGCCGCCAGTTCTATCATCCGGCCCGGTGTGGCCAGTTCCGGAATGATGGGCACTTATATCAAATATCACCATGCCCCGGATACCGTGCAATACCTGCACCCGGTCATGGAAGAAATATTAAAGGAAACTTATGGCGTGATGGTTTACCAGGAAGATGTGATCAAAGTTTGTATCCATTTTGCGGGAATGGATGGAACGGACGCCGATATTTTACGGCGGGGCATGAGCGGCAAGTACCGCTCAAAAAAGGAATTTGAGAGACTGGTGGAAAGATTCCATCAGGAAGCGATTGCATTAGGTCGTCCGGAAGATATCGTGAAGGAAGTATGGCGTCAGGTGTCTTCCTTTGCGGGTTACAGTTTCTCCAAAGCGCATTCTGCCAGCTTCGCGGTGGAAAGCTACCAAAGTCTGTACCTGAAAACCTACTTCCCACGGGAATTTATGGTGGCAGTGTTAAACAATTACGGGGGATTTTATAACCGGGCGCTATATGTGCAGGAGTTGCAGCGCTCAGGGGGAATCGTACATCTGCCATGTGTGAACAACAGCGATAGCATTGTTAATATCATTGGCGTAGATGTTTACCTCGGCTTCGTGGGTATTCATGGTTTAAATGAAACTTTCATTGAACTGATCCCTGAAGAACGCCGAAAGAACGGTATTTACCATAGCCTGGAGGATTTTATCAAAAGAACCGGCATTGGTTTGGAGCAGGCCATCACGCTTATTCGCGTGGGTGCACTGCGGTTTACCGGAAAGAGCAAAAAGGAATTATTGTGGGGCATACATCTTTTATTCGGAGCTAAGGCAAAGCCCAACAATAATGCGGAACTATTTTGCCTGGAGGCAAAGAACTATTCCCTGCCTGTACTGGTCAATACCCAATTGGAGAATGCCTACCATGAACTGGAATTGCTCGGCTTTCCCTTAAGTATGACTATGTTCGAACTGTTGCAAACCGATTATCGCGGCGAAGTGGGTGCCAATGACCTGATCAATCATGTGGGACAAGTGGTTAGGATGGTCGGACAGTATGTATGCGAGAAGACAGTACTTACCAAAAACAATCAAAAGATGTGGTTCGGCAATTTCTTGGATGTCGAAGGCAATACTTTTGATACGGTACATTTTCCCAATAACACACCCATGTATCCTTTCCGTGGCGCAGGCTGCTACCTGATACTCGGTAAGGTTGTCGCCGAGTTCGGTTTTGCCAGCCTTGAAGTTCTTAAGTTTGCTAAGCTGCCAATCTTACCAAATCCCGTAATTTCTTAA